A window of Eubacteriaceae bacterium ES3 contains these coding sequences:
- a CDS encoding type II toxin-antitoxin system PemK/MazF family toxin, with product MHNNTDLKNEITRGTVVFVKNRQANGHVMMGNHPAVIIQNNKGNMFSPLIIVCYLSSQIKRLEMKTHVLLQHYDNLKTTVVQAEQIATINKTDILSIVTKLRPEDMIRVDTAIKVSLGLEAS from the coding sequence ATGCACAATAATACAGATCTAAAGAATGAAATCACAAGAGGTACCGTTGTATTTGTGAAAAACAGGCAAGCTAACGGCCATGTCATGATGGGCAATCATCCGGCAGTTATTATTCAGAATAATAAAGGCAATATGTTTAGTCCTCTAATCATCGTCTGCTACCTTTCATCACAGATTAAGAGGCTTGAAATGAAGACACACGTGCTTCTTCAACATTATGACAACTTGAAAACAACAGTTGTTCAAGCAGAACAAATAGCAACAATTAACAAAACCGATATTCTGAGCATTGTTACAAAACTCAGACCCGAAGATATGATTCGGGTGGATACCGCTATTAAAGTATCTCTTGGATTGGAGGCTTCGTAA
- a CDS encoding ImmA/IrrE family metallo-endopeptidase, with translation MFKPAFRTTINNVPVVNKDQLDSFGEQFVADFCSEAMRVPSEIDIDRFFVRYLGMEQDFQHLSHCGCYLGMTVFNDTDEVPIYNPDMNRAEFISAKAGTLIIDNHLLEPNKEHRYRFTVGHEGSHHILHTAYFGYEPDQLSFFNSRAPMVQCRIDNKNFKQKPFELWTEEEWMEWQANYLSAAILMPKSMVKKAIENSNRQTIASKVDLVSETFNVSNSSALIRLKGLALIERNPPASKLLEFSTIREARVINNLFF, from the coding sequence ATGTTTAAACCCGCGTTTCGAACTACTATAAACAATGTCCCGGTTGTCAATAAGGACCAACTTGACAGTTTTGGGGAACAATTCGTCGCAGATTTTTGCTCAGAAGCAATGCGGGTTCCATCAGAAATTGATATTGATCGATTTTTTGTACGTTATCTCGGTATGGAACAAGATTTTCAACACCTCTCTCATTGTGGGTGTTATCTTGGAATGACCGTTTTTAATGACACCGATGAAGTTCCAATCTATAACCCTGATATGAATCGAGCTGAATTTATCAGCGCAAAAGCCGGAACATTAATTATCGATAATCATCTTTTGGAACCAAATAAAGAGCATCGCTATCGATTCACTGTTGGTCATGAAGGCAGTCATCATATTTTACACACTGCCTATTTTGGCTATGAGCCTGATCAACTTTCTTTTTTCAATAGTCGAGCACCAATGGTTCAGTGCCGCATCGACAATAAAAATTTTAAACAAAAACCCTTTGAACTTTGGACTGAAGAAGAATGGATGGAGTGGCAAGCCAATTATTTATCGGCAGCGATTCTGATGCCTAAGAGTATGGTAAAAAAAGCTATTGAAAATTCTAATCGCCAAACAATTGCTTCAAAGGTTGATTTGGTAAGTGAAACATTTAATGTTTCGAATTCGTCGGCATTAATTCGTCTAAAAGGATTGGCGTTGATTGAAAGGAATCCACCGGCTTCAAAGCTGCTTGAATTTTCGACAATACGAGAAGCTCGTGTTATAAACAATCTGTTTTTCTAA
- a CDS encoding helix-turn-helix transcriptional regulator: protein MKKNHENFGQFLSEKREEKDFTLRELARQLGVSAPYLSDVEKNRSAPLTAERLETLAGILNLSEKEKADMYDLIGKQRDSVAPDLPEYIKGRDYISVALRTARDLDVGEEEWLKFVEELKKRKE from the coding sequence ATGAAAAAAAATCATGAAAATTTTGGACAATTTCTCTCAGAGAAACGCGAAGAAAAAGACTTCACTTTAAGGGAACTAGCGCGCCAATTAGGTGTATCAGCACCTTATCTAAGTGACGTCGAAAAAAACAGAAGTGCCCCGCTAACAGCGGAACGGTTGGAAACTCTCGCCGGTATTTTAAATTTGAGCGAAAAGGAGAAAGCTGATATGTATGACTTAATTGGGAAGCAGCGAGATTCAGTTGCACCTGATTTGCCCGAATACATAAAAGGTCGAGACTATATAAGCGTGGCTCTACGAACTGCACGTGATCTCGATGTCGGTGAGGAAGAGTGGTTAAAGTTCGTAGAAGAGTTAAAAAAGCGGAAGGAGTAA
- a CDS encoding bifunctional 3'-5' exonuclease/DNA polymerase, protein MEKIYKCVTTVTGILEYIGDAIDVAFDFETAPDDVFRQEEKAALDPAKSHIVGCSFSVKEHTGIYVPLAHKIGTNINQSEFMAFLNEFLSDTNRRKIAHNLGFESMVSYHAGIVILTPVYDTIAASQMSLKSNTEFRGLSDSGLKRLADELCHESLPSFNQVTGGKHFDELDPQDEETIRYGAADSDYSLRLMNLFNDWFDRFLPNHRWLVENVESPTSVYLGIMKNNGVPVDLKLMLERKEEAEQEMARIRSDIGFIIGDVKIGANCSTKAFKIYLYETQGLPVLKTTESNKEAADDATMTLLKEWCDENRPELSILFTLVQEYRKWGKIKSTYIDGYLKHINSVTGNIHPNMYSLSTETGRFNCSRPNCQNMPRQTNDPVGVRNFIKAPENHLILSCDYSQIELRVGAHYCQDPVMMETYLTGGDIHSATTSVIFACSYEEAQNKHRPDYKEQRTIAKNVNFGTFYGLFPRGLQKTLKFKAGVVKSVTECEAIINNLKAGYPGLTTWQEETKYIASRRMYSETKLGRRRYLPNINSSDWGKKSFAERCSLNTPIQGTAADILKIAISRILKGLPERPWLQPILQIHDELTFIIPQERLAEAVVYIKACMEQKPFDEFDLPLIAEASVGETFGTMKELDEGGV, encoded by the coding sequence ATGGAAAAAATTTATAAGTGCGTCACCACTGTAACAGGGATTCTGGAGTACATTGGCGATGCAATTGATGTGGCATTTGACTTTGAAACGGCCCCAGACGATGTCTTTCGTCAAGAAGAAAAGGCGGCCCTTGATCCTGCTAAAAGTCATATTGTTGGCTGTAGTTTTAGTGTAAAAGAGCATACAGGCATTTATGTTCCTCTTGCTCACAAAATTGGTACAAATATTAATCAGTCAGAATTTATGGCATTTCTGAATGAATTTCTCTCAGATACAAATAGACGAAAGATTGCCCATAACCTGGGCTTCGAATCGATGGTCTCTTATCATGCGGGAATTGTTATCCTGACGCCAGTCTATGACACTATTGCCGCATCGCAGATGTCCTTAAAGAGCAATACGGAATTTCGCGGTCTTTCAGATAGCGGCCTGAAGCGGCTGGCCGATGAACTCTGCCATGAATCCCTGCCATCGTTTAACCAAGTAACAGGCGGCAAGCATTTTGATGAACTGGATCCACAGGATGAAGAAACCATCCGCTATGGAGCAGCGGATTCTGATTATTCACTTCGATTGATGAACCTTTTTAATGACTGGTTTGACCGTTTTCTCCCGAATCATAGATGGCTCGTCGAAAATGTGGAATCACCGACATCTGTTTATCTCGGCATCATGAAAAACAATGGGGTACCGGTCGACCTGAAGCTCATGCTTGAGCGCAAGGAAGAAGCCGAACAGGAAATGGCGCGGATTCGTAGCGATATAGGATTTATCATTGGTGATGTAAAAATTGGTGCCAACTGCAGTACTAAAGCTTTCAAGATATACCTATATGAAACGCAAGGGCTACCGGTCTTAAAAACAACAGAGTCAAACAAGGAAGCAGCAGATGATGCGACCATGACACTGCTTAAAGAGTGGTGCGACGAAAACAGACCCGAACTCTCCATATTGTTCACTTTGGTACAGGAATACCGGAAGTGGGGAAAAATTAAATCCACCTATATTGACGGTTATTTAAAACACATTAATTCAGTAACCGGAAATATCCATCCGAATATGTATTCTCTTTCCACCGAAACTGGGCGTTTCAACTGTAGTCGGCCAAATTGCCAAAATATGCCCCGTCAAACCAATGACCCTGTGGGTGTTCGAAATTTCATCAAGGCCCCTGAAAACCATCTAATTTTAAGCTGTGATTACTCTCAGATCGAGCTTAGGGTCGGAGCCCACTATTGCCAGGATCCGGTTATGATGGAAACTTACCTGACGGGCGGAGATATTCATAGTGCCACAACATCTGTTATTTTTGCCTGCTCCTACGAGGAAGCGCAAAACAAACATCGGCCCGATTACAAAGAGCAACGCACGATTGCCAAGAATGTTAACTTCGGTACGTTCTATGGGCTATTTCCACGTGGTTTACAGAAAACCCTGAAGTTCAAAGCTGGAGTTGTTAAATCTGTCACCGAGTGTGAAGCCATCATCAACAATCTAAAAGCCGGCTATCCTGGGCTTACCACTTGGCAAGAAGAAACAAAATATATCGCTTCCAGAAGAATGTACTCAGAGACAAAACTCGGGAGACGACGCTACTTGCCAAATATCAACAGTAGTGATTGGGGTAAGAAGTCATTCGCTGAACGTTGCAGTCTGAATACACCCATTCAGGGAACGGCAGCAGATATCCTGAAAATTGCAATCAGTAGAATTCTTAAAGGCCTTCCCGAAAGGCCCTGGCTGCAGCCAATTCTGCAAATTCACGATGAATTAACCTTTATTATTCCCCAAGAACGTTTGGCCGAAGCAGTCGTCTACATCAAAGCTTGTATGGAGCAAAAACCCTTCGATGAATTTGACCTTCCTCTTATCGCAGAAGCATCGGTAGGGGAGACCTTTGGGACGATGAAGGAATTGGATGAAGGAGGTGTCTGA
- a CDS encoding DEAD/DEAH box helicase produces the protein MTGENLPMPLSAKPYRHQQQAFDFACEKFGLIPSQESQSQGVALLMEMGCGKTIVSIAISGILYEMGLIKRVLVIAPLSILGVWDDEYHKFAQFPFSLTILKGSSARKKDQLKNLNDDGLEIVVVNYESAWRIEKQLMAFNADLIIADEAHKLKEARTAQSKAMHHLGDRAAYKLLLTGTVITNKELDVFSQYRFLNRQIFGDSFYAFRNRYFDMVGYGNHTPRFRKHMTEDFLSRLHSVAFRVTKAECLDLPEIIEEVRIVELEPKARRIYDELEKESFTELKDSEVSAVNVLTKLLRMSQISGGHLTDDEGSTKALSTAKINALSDIIDSVLEEDKKIVIMARFVPELNAIQALIEKKKINYAVVRGGVKNRDDEINKFQNDPDCRVFVGQIAAAGLGITLTSASTMVFFSMDYSMANFEQAKARIHRVSQKNACQYIYLIAKDTVDIKVLNALRNKVDLAKTLVDDYRKGRNPFKT, from the coding sequence ATGACTGGTGAGAATTTGCCAATGCCTCTAAGTGCCAAACCATATCGGCATCAACAACAGGCATTTGATTTTGCCTGTGAGAAGTTTGGACTTATTCCATCACAAGAAAGTCAGAGTCAGGGAGTTGCTTTACTCATGGAGATGGGCTGTGGGAAGACGATTGTTTCTATAGCCATCTCCGGAATTCTCTATGAGATGGGACTAATCAAGCGTGTTCTAGTCATCGCTCCTTTGTCAATTCTCGGAGTATGGGACGATGAATATCATAAATTCGCACAGTTTCCATTCTCACTGACCATCTTAAAGGGAAGTAGTGCAAGAAAAAAGGATCAACTTAAAAATCTCAACGACGATGGATTAGAAATTGTGGTGGTTAATTATGAATCCGCCTGGCGGATTGAAAAACAGTTGATGGCCTTTAACGCCGATTTGATTATTGCGGATGAAGCTCACAAATTAAAAGAAGCTAGAACCGCCCAATCGAAAGCCATGCATCATCTGGGTGATCGAGCAGCCTACAAGCTACTTTTGACCGGAACCGTTATCACAAATAAAGAGCTTGATGTGTTTAGTCAATATCGATTTTTGAATCGTCAGATATTTGGTGATAGTTTCTATGCTTTTCGAAACCGTTATTTTGATATGGTGGGCTACGGCAACCACACACCACGATTCAGAAAGCACATGACCGAAGATTTTCTCAGTCGATTGCACTCTGTTGCTTTTCGAGTGACAAAGGCTGAATGTCTGGACCTGCCTGAGATCATTGAAGAGGTCCGTATCGTCGAATTAGAGCCAAAGGCGAGAAGGATTTATGACGAGTTGGAAAAAGAGTCTTTTACCGAATTAAAAGATTCAGAAGTTTCAGCCGTAAATGTGCTCACTAAACTTTTAAGAATGTCCCAGATTTCTGGTGGTCATTTGACCGATGATGAGGGTTCCACCAAAGCACTAAGCACAGCAAAGATCAATGCGCTTTCTGACATTATCGATTCGGTATTGGAAGAAGATAAGAAAATTGTGATCATGGCCCGTTTTGTTCCCGAACTGAATGCGATTCAAGCTTTAATTGAGAAAAAGAAAATCAACTATGCCGTGGTCCGCGGTGGCGTAAAAAACAGGGATGATGAGATTAATAAATTCCAAAACGACCCGGATTGTCGTGTGTTTGTAGGGCAAATAGCGGCTGCAGGTCTTGGTATTACCTTGACTAGCGCATCAACAATGGTATTTTTTTCAATGGATTATTCGATGGCAAATTTTGAACAGGCTAAAGCTCGAATCCATCGCGTATCTCAAAAAAATGCCTGCCAATATATTTATCTGATAGCCAAAGACACTGTCGATATTAAAGTCCTGAATGCTCTACGAAATAAAGTGGACTTGGCAAAAACACTCGTAGATGATTACCGGAAGGGCCGAAACCCGTTTAAAACCTAA